One window from the genome of Cricetulus griseus strain 17A/GY chromosome 2, alternate assembly CriGri-PICRH-1.0, whole genome shotgun sequence encodes:
- the LOC100768899 gene encoding UL16-binding protein 1 isoform X2, giving the protein MKWVAGIRFLVWSMLTWVLPVGECALSPSDAASLCYIFTVGKSGSGPWQHKVQGQLNEETFLSYNSINNCHVFGVLGIRLNATKICDKQVDTLKDGADLIKQQVIRMNNIIREPLTLQAKMHCWHDGDGHFNASWDIGLNGQKILHFDSSTGKLTEVGPGSSWIKELWEEDRHVTAFLTVTSQGDCRSWLQEVTLHLGKKLQPTESLLLFISPDPPSLTPSSQDIHPHDSSPAASPTATPHVDQPPSSLAIKPNISVLLIILPYTLLCFPRGTLDNDRVKMLQRM; this is encoded by the exons ATGCTGCTTCTCTTTGCTACATCTTCACTGTTGGCAAGTCAGGGTCTGGACCATGGCAGCACAAAGTCCAAGGCCAACTGAACGAAGAGACTTTCCTTTCCTACAACAGTATCAACAACTGTCATGTGTTTGgtgttctggggatcagactGAATGCCACAAAGATCTGTGACAAACAGGTTGACACTCTGAAAGATGGAGCTGACCTGATCAAGCAGCAAGTGATTCGCATGAATAATATAATCAGAG AGCCCCTCACTCTGCAGGCCAAGATGCATTGTTGGCATGATGGAGATGGACATTTCAATGCATCCTGGGACATTGGCCTCAATGGACAGAAAATACTGCACTTTGACTCAAGCACTGGGAAACTGACTGAAGTTGGTCCTGGATCCAGCTGGATTAAAGAGCTATGGGAGGAAGACAGGCATGTGACTGCCTTCTTAACAGTGACCTCACAGGGGGACTGTAGGTCCTGGCTTCAGGAGGTCACGTTGCACTTGGGAAAAAAGCTGCAGCCTACAG AGTCACTGTTGCTTTTCATCTCACCTGATCCTCCTTCCCTGACACCATCCTCACAGGACATCCATCCTCATGACTCCTCTCCTGCCG CCTCACCAACTGCTACTCCACATGTGGACCAGCCTCCTTCGTCACTGGCCATCAAGCCCAACATCTCTGTCCTGCTGATAATCCTCCCCTACACTCTTCTGTGTTTTCCAAGAGGAACCCTTGACAATGACAG GGTGAAGATGCTTCAGAGAATGTGA
- the LOC100768899 gene encoding UL16-binding protein 1 isoform X3 yields MAKKAATEHMALCFSVLLICLWSMLPLDAASLCYIFTVGKSGSGPWQHKVQGQLNEETFLSYNSINNCHVFGVLGIRLNATKICDKQVDTLKDGADLIKQQVIRMNNIIREPLTLQAKMHCWHDGDGHFNASWDIGLNGQKILHFDSSTGKLTEVGPGSSWIKELWEEDRHVTAFLTVTSQGDCRSWLQEVTLHLGKKLQPTESLLLFISPDPPSLTPSSQDIHPHDSSPAASPTATPHVDQPPSSLAIKPNISVLLIILPYTLLCFPRGTLDNDRVKMLQRM; encoded by the exons ATGGCAAAGAAAGCAGCCACCGAGCACATGGCTCTGTGCTTCTCGGTTCTACTGATTTGTCTGTGGTCAATGTTGCCACTAG ATGCTGCTTCTCTTTGCTACATCTTCACTGTTGGCAAGTCAGGGTCTGGACCATGGCAGCACAAAGTCCAAGGCCAACTGAACGAAGAGACTTTCCTTTCCTACAACAGTATCAACAACTGTCATGTGTTTGgtgttctggggatcagactGAATGCCACAAAGATCTGTGACAAACAGGTTGACACTCTGAAAGATGGAGCTGACCTGATCAAGCAGCAAGTGATTCGCATGAATAATATAATCAGAG AGCCCCTCACTCTGCAGGCCAAGATGCATTGTTGGCATGATGGAGATGGACATTTCAATGCATCCTGGGACATTGGCCTCAATGGACAGAAAATACTGCACTTTGACTCAAGCACTGGGAAACTGACTGAAGTTGGTCCTGGATCCAGCTGGATTAAAGAGCTATGGGAGGAAGACAGGCATGTGACTGCCTTCTTAACAGTGACCTCACAGGGGGACTGTAGGTCCTGGCTTCAGGAGGTCACGTTGCACTTGGGAAAAAAGCTGCAGCCTACAG AGTCACTGTTGCTTTTCATCTCACCTGATCCTCCTTCCCTGACACCATCCTCACAGGACATCCATCCTCATGACTCCTCTCCTGCCG CCTCACCAACTGCTACTCCACATGTGGACCAGCCTCCTTCGTCACTGGCCATCAAGCCCAACATCTCTGTCCTGCTGATAATCCTCCCCTACACTCTTCTGTGTTTTCCAAGAGGAACCCTTGACAATGACAG GGTGAAGATGCTTCAGAGAATGTGA